In one Lycium barbarum isolate Lr01 chromosome 7, ASM1917538v2, whole genome shotgun sequence genomic region, the following are encoded:
- the LOC132602563 gene encoding protein RADIALIS-like 4, with the protein MASTSTWTWEQNKKFENALAIFDKETPGRWSNVAKACGKTEEEVKLHYEKIVEDIKDIESGKIPLPKYREASVGETSNRYNCKDGEQRMRSLKLK; encoded by the exons ATGGCCTCAACTTCAACATGGACTTGGGAGCAAAACAAGAAGTTTGAGAATGCATTGGCTATTTTTGACAAGGAAACACCAGGTAGGTGGAGTAATGTGGCTAAGGCTTGTGGCAagactgaggaagaagtgaaatTGCACTATGAAAAAATAGTGGAAGATATCAAAGACATTGAGTCTGGTAAAATTCCTTTGCCTAAATATAGAGAGGCAAGTGTTGGCGAAACTAGCAATAGGTACAATTGCAAGGATGGTGAACAAAG GATGAGGTCTCTCAagctcaagtag